A window from Pseudomonas sp. Tri1 encodes these proteins:
- a CDS encoding short chain dehydrogenase, which translates to MKILLIGANGTIGSAIADELSPRHEIVRIGRHSGELHVDISDSASIRALFEKTGRFDALVCAAGNVTFAPLGEMTEDSFALGLKDKLMGQVNLLLIGREFANDGASFTFTTGVLSHDPIKSGASAALVNGALDSFVRAAAIELPRGLRVNSVSPNVLLEAMDKYAPYFRGYKPVPAADVALAYAKSVEGLQTGQTFHVG; encoded by the coding sequence ATGAAAATCCTGTTGATCGGCGCCAACGGCACCATTGGTTCGGCCATTGCCGACGAACTGTCGCCGCGCCACGAAATCGTGCGGATTGGCCGCCACAGCGGTGAATTGCACGTGGATATCAGCGACAGCGCCTCGATCCGAGCCCTGTTCGAAAAGACTGGACGCTTCGATGCCCTGGTCTGCGCAGCGGGCAATGTCACCTTTGCGCCCCTGGGCGAGATGACCGAAGACAGCTTCGCCCTGGGCTTGAAAGACAAGCTGATGGGCCAGGTCAACCTGCTGCTGATCGGCCGCGAATTCGCCAACGACGGCGCATCCTTCACTTTTACCACTGGCGTGCTCAGCCACGACCCGATCAAGAGCGGTGCGTCGGCAGCCCTGGTCAACGGCGCCCTGGACAGTTTCGTGCGTGCCGCGGCAATCGAGTTGCCACGAGGCTTGCGCGTCAACTCGGTGAGCCCGAACGTGTTGCTCGAAGCCATGGACAAATACGCGCCTTACTTCCGCGGCTACAAACCGGTGCCCGCCGCCGATGTCGCATTGGCCTACGCCAAGAGTGTCGAAGGCCTACAAACCGGTCAGACCTTTCACGTGGGCTGA
- a CDS encoding LysR family transcriptional regulator, with protein MSEMDDLAAFAVLMEAGSFTLAAQQLGCSKGQLSKRISLLESRFCVVLLQRTTRRLSLTAAGAALLPQAQALLVQVERARQALARLKDDISGPVRMTVPVSLGETFFEGLLMEFARTYPDVQIELELNNGYRDLTRDGFDLAIRSDAAIDERLVARPLLAWHEMTCASPAYLQHYGEPETPQALAEHRCLLNSHYSGREEWLYHQQHELLRVRVSGPFASNHYSLLKKAALAGAGIARLPSYLLHEELADGRLRWVLRDYQTRRMPMYLVHPYQGGLPKRTQVLADYLIDWFKRSGEALDRLAPTVGLR; from the coding sequence ATGAGCGAGATGGATGACCTGGCGGCGTTTGCGGTGTTGATGGAGGCCGGCAGTTTCACCCTGGCGGCCCAGCAGTTGGGCTGTAGCAAGGGGCAGTTGTCCAAACGCATCAGCTTGTTGGAGAGCCGGTTCTGCGTGGTATTGCTGCAGCGCACCACACGCCGCTTGAGCCTCACGGCGGCTGGCGCGGCGTTGTTGCCTCAGGCCCAGGCGCTGTTGGTACAGGTGGAAAGGGCGCGTCAGGCATTGGCTCGGTTGAAGGACGACATTTCCGGGCCGGTGCGGATGACGGTTCCGGTTTCGCTGGGAGAAACGTTCTTTGAAGGTTTGTTGATGGAGTTCGCACGCACCTATCCCGATGTGCAAATCGAACTGGAGCTCAACAATGGTTATCGCGATCTGACTCGCGATGGCTTCGACCTGGCGATTCGTTCTGACGCCGCCATCGATGAGCGATTGGTGGCCCGCCCGCTGCTGGCCTGGCACGAAATGACCTGCGCCAGCCCGGCCTATCTTCAACATTATGGCGAGCCCGAAACTCCTCAGGCCCTGGCCGAGCACCGCTGCCTGCTCAACAGCCACTACAGCGGGCGGGAAGAATGGCTTTATCACCAGCAACACGAACTGTTGCGGGTCCGTGTGTCGGGGCCGTTCGCCAGCAACCACTACAGCCTGTTGAAAAAAGCTGCCCTGGCCGGTGCCGGAATCGCCCGGTTGCCGTCATACCTGCTGCATGAAGAGTTGGCTGACGGACGCCTGCGCTGGGTGCTGCGCGATTACCAGACCCGGCGTATGCCGATGTACCTGGTGCATCCGTACCAGGGCGGATTGCCCAAGCGCACCCAGGTGCTGGCCGATTACTTGATCGATTGGTTCAAGCGCAGTGGCGAGGCGTTGGATCGGCTCGCTCCCACAGTGGGCCTGCGCTGA
- a CDS encoding DoxX family protein produces MTALIAGFIQWLEKIPHSLIAFIARFSIAAVFWKSGQTKIEGLAIDLFEGTFQIGLPHLADSTIPLFKSEYALPLLSPELAAHLAAAAEHIFPVLILFGLATRFSAMALLGMTLTIQLFVYPDAYPTHGTWAAVLLYLMARGPGVVSIDHLIAKRYAH; encoded by the coding sequence ATGACCGCCCTGATTGCTGGTTTCATTCAATGGCTGGAAAAAATCCCCCACAGCCTGATCGCCTTTATTGCGCGGTTCTCCATCGCCGCAGTGTTCTGGAAATCCGGCCAGACCAAAATCGAAGGCCTGGCCATTGACCTGTTCGAGGGTACCTTCCAGATCGGCCTGCCGCATCTGGCGGACTCGACCATCCCACTGTTCAAAAGCGAATACGCCCTGCCGCTGCTGTCGCCCGAGCTGGCGGCGCATCTGGCGGCCGCTGCCGAACATATCTTCCCGGTGTTGATACTGTTTGGCCTGGCAACACGCTTCTCGGCGATGGCCCTGCTGGGCATGACGTTGACCATTCAGCTGTTTGTCTATCCGGACGCCTATCCGACCCATGGCACCTGGGCGGCGGTATTGCTCTACCTGATGGCTCGCGGACCGGGGGTAGTGTCCATTGACCATCTGATCGCCAAACGCTACGCCCACTGA
- a CDS encoding DNA-binding domain-containing protein translates to MSRQSEFAAALLAPHQACPPGLISANGADPESRLAVYRNNVLSSLINALADNYPVVAKLVGEEFFRGMAGVYVQSAPPQSPIMSAYGADFAGFIERFEPAACVPYLADVARLERLQVEAGHAADAQPMSAERVVKVLSCPTLAAQLKIGFHPSLRLLQSTFAVVTIWAAHQQEPPVAFEPYSAQNALVLRNGLDLEVLAISHGAHGFITSLQQGLPLTAAIEAAIEHYPDLDLEHILAGLIRHQAITDLLPEQASQ, encoded by the coding sequence ATGAGCCGCCAGAGCGAATTCGCCGCAGCGCTGCTCGCCCCGCACCAGGCCTGTCCGCCGGGCCTGATCAGCGCCAATGGCGCCGATCCCGAGAGCCGCCTCGCGGTGTACCGCAACAACGTGCTCAGCTCATTGATCAATGCCCTGGCCGACAACTATCCGGTGGTGGCGAAATTGGTGGGTGAGGAGTTTTTCCGGGGCATGGCCGGTGTCTACGTTCAATCGGCGCCACCGCAAAGTCCGATCATGAGCGCCTACGGCGCCGATTTTGCCGGCTTCATCGAACGTTTCGAACCCGCCGCCTGCGTGCCCTATCTCGCGGACGTGGCTCGCCTGGAGCGGCTGCAAGTCGAGGCCGGGCATGCAGCCGACGCCCAGCCCATGAGCGCGGAACGCGTTGTGAAGGTGCTGTCCTGCCCCACGCTTGCAGCGCAGTTGAAGATCGGCTTTCACCCATCGTTGCGCCTGCTGCAATCAACCTTCGCGGTGGTCACTATCTGGGCTGCCCATCAGCAGGAACCTCCCGTAGCGTTCGAGCCGTATTCCGCCCAGAACGCTCTGGTGCTGCGCAATGGCCTCGACCTGGAAGTGCTCGCGATCAGTCACGGTGCTCATGGCTTCATCACCTCCCTGCAACAGGGCCTACCCCTGACAGCGGCCATCGAGGCTGCAATCGAGCACTACCCCGACCTTGACCTGGAACACATTCTGGCGGGGCTCATCCGCCACCAGGCCATCACTGATCTCCTACCCGAACAGGCATCCCAATGA
- a CDS encoding DUF692 domain-containing protein gives MSNALFLATDTRLPPRAGLGLKAEHFHEVLQTQPDLGFFEVHAENYMVAGGPFHHYLGRIREQYPLSLHGVGLSIGGEGPLDVAHLRRLATLIERYQPQSFSEHLAWSSHGPVFLNDLLPLAYDQASLDRVCEHVDQVQASLKCRLLLENPATYLAFEESTLDEPHFIGEVIRRTGCGLLLDVNNVYVSAINHSRDPQAYLDALPLQATGEIHLAGFAEDTDSLGERLLIDDHGAPIANEVWQLYRKALERTGPVATLIERDNHIPALAVLLAEARQAERLLSAAGARP, from the coding sequence ATGTCCAATGCGCTTTTTCTCGCCACTGATACCCGATTGCCGCCAAGGGCGGGGCTGGGGCTCAAGGCCGAGCATTTCCATGAAGTACTCCAGACCCAACCGGACCTGGGCTTCTTCGAAGTGCACGCGGAAAACTACATGGTGGCCGGCGGGCCGTTTCATCACTACCTGGGGCGGATACGCGAACAGTACCCACTGTCGCTGCACGGCGTCGGCCTGTCGATCGGTGGCGAAGGGCCGCTGGATGTCGCGCATTTGCGACGCCTGGCCACACTGATCGAACGTTATCAGCCCCAATCCTTTTCCGAACACCTGGCTTGGTCCAGCCACGGCCCGGTGTTCCTCAATGACTTGCTGCCCCTGGCCTACGACCAGGCGAGCCTCGACCGCGTCTGCGAACACGTCGATCAGGTGCAGGCCAGCCTCAAATGCAGGCTGTTGCTGGAAAACCCGGCCACTTATCTGGCGTTCGAGGAATCGACCCTCGACGAGCCTCACTTTATTGGCGAAGTGATTCGTCGCACCGGCTGCGGTCTGTTATTGGATGTGAATAACGTCTACGTCTCTGCCATCAACCACAGCCGAGATCCGCAGGCCTACCTCGACGCCCTGCCCTTGCAGGCCACCGGTGAGATTCATCTGGCCGGGTTTGCCGAAGACACCGACAGCCTCGGCGAGCGCCTGCTGATAGACGATCACGGCGCGCCCATCGCCAATGAAGTCTGGCAGCTGTATCGCAAGGCACTGGAGCGGACCGGACCAGTTGCCACCCTGATCGAGCGAGACAACCACATTCCTGCATTGGCGGTGCTGCTGGCTGAAGCACGCCAGGCTGAGCGACTGTTAAGCGCCGCCGGAGCTCGGCCATGA
- a CDS encoding DUF2282 domain-containing protein: MTASTRTLSATALVLALGSALSMTAVSTAHAADDNMEKCFGVALKGMNNCAAGAGTTCAGTAKMDYQGNAWKSVPKGTCTTLESKTSPTGFGQLQAFKAKS, encoded by the coding sequence ATGACTGCTTCGACCCGCACCCTGTCCGCCACCGCCCTGGTCCTGGCCCTGGGTTCTGCCCTGAGCATGACAGCCGTCTCGACCGCCCATGCAGCCGACGACAACATGGAAAAATGCTTCGGCGTCGCCCTCAAAGGCATGAACAACTGCGCCGCCGGTGCTGGTACCACCTGCGCAGGCACCGCAAAAATGGATTATCAGGGCAACGCTTGGAAATCGGTCCCTAAAGGCACCTGCACCACCCTCGAAAGCAAGACCTCCCCCACCGGTTTTGGCCAGCTCCAAGCGTTCAAAGCCAAGTCCTGA
- a CDS encoding ABC transporter ATP-binding protein, whose product MLQFENVSTFYGKIQALHSVNVEVRQGEIVTLIGANGAGKSTLLMTLCGSPQAHSGSIRYMGEELVGQDSSHIMRKSIAVVPEGRRVFARLTVEENLAMGGFFTDKGDYQEQMDKVLHLFPRLKERFTQRGGTMSGGEQQMLAIGRALMSKPKLLLLDEPSLGLAPIIIQQIFDIIEQLRKDGVTVFLVEQNANQALKIADRAYVLENGRVVMQGTGEALLTDPKVREAYLGG is encoded by the coding sequence ATGCTGCAGTTCGAAAACGTTTCCACCTTCTACGGCAAGATCCAGGCCCTGCACAGCGTCAACGTCGAAGTCCGCCAGGGCGAGATCGTGACCCTGATCGGTGCCAACGGCGCCGGCAAATCCACCCTGCTGATGACGCTCTGCGGTTCGCCCCAGGCCCACAGTGGCAGCATCCGCTACATGGGTGAGGAACTGGTGGGCCAGGACTCGTCACACATCATGCGCAAGAGCATTGCCGTGGTGCCGGAAGGCCGTCGGGTATTTGCCCGACTGACCGTGGAAGAAAACCTCGCCATGGGCGGATTTTTCACCGACAAGGGCGACTATCAGGAACAAATGGACAAGGTGCTGCACCTTTTCCCACGCCTGAAAGAACGCTTTACCCAGCGCGGCGGCACCATGTCCGGCGGCGAACAGCAAATGCTCGCCATCGGCCGTGCGTTGATGAGCAAGCCCAAGCTGCTGCTGCTCGACGAACCTTCGTTGGGCCTGGCGCCGATCATCATCCAGCAGATCTTCGACATCATCGAACAGCTGCGCAAGGATGGTGTGACGGTGTTCCTGGTAGAGCAGAACGCCAACCAGGCGCTGAAAATCGCCGACCGCGCGTACGTACTGGAAAACGGTCGCGTGGTGATGCAAGGCACCGGTGAAGCCCTGCTGACCGACCCGAAAGTGCGCGAGGCGTACCTGGGCGGTTGA
- the livG gene encoding high-affinity branched-chain amino acid ABC transporter ATP-binding protein LivG — protein sequence MSREILKVENLSMRFGGLLAVNGVALTVKEKQVVALIGPNGAGKTTVFNCLTGFYQPTGGTILLDGEPIQGLPGHHIARKGVVRTFQNVRLFKDMTAVENLLIAQHRHLNTNFFAGLFKTPAFRKSEREAMEYAEYWLEKVNLKEFANRTAGTLAYGQQRRLEIARCMMTRPRILMLDEPAAGLNPKETEDLKALIGVLREEHNVTVLLIEHDMKLVMSISDHIVVINQGTPLADGSPEQIRDNPEVIKAYLGEA from the coding sequence ATGAGCCGCGAGATCCTGAAAGTCGAAAACTTGAGCATGCGCTTCGGCGGCTTGCTGGCGGTCAACGGCGTGGCCCTGACCGTGAAAGAGAAACAAGTGGTGGCATTGATCGGGCCGAACGGCGCGGGCAAGACCACCGTGTTCAACTGCCTGACCGGTTTCTACCAGCCCACCGGCGGCACCATCCTGCTGGACGGCGAGCCGATCCAGGGCCTGCCCGGCCACCACATCGCCCGCAAGGGTGTGGTACGGACCTTCCAGAACGTGCGGCTGTTCAAGGACATGACGGCGGTCGAGAACCTGCTGATCGCCCAGCATCGTCACCTGAACACCAACTTTTTTGCCGGCCTGTTCAAGACCCCGGCGTTCCGCAAAAGCGAACGCGAGGCGATGGAGTACGCCGAGTACTGGCTGGAGAAGGTCAACCTCAAGGAGTTCGCCAACCGAACCGCCGGTACCCTGGCCTACGGTCAGCAACGACGCCTGGAAATCGCCCGGTGCATGATGACCCGTCCGCGGATCCTCATGCTCGACGAACCGGCCGCCGGCCTGAACCCGAAGGAAACCGAAGACCTCAAAGCCCTGATCGGCGTGCTGCGTGAGGAGCACAACGTCACCGTGCTGCTGATTGAGCACGACATGAAGCTGGTCATGAGCATTTCCGACCACATCGTCGTGATCAACCAAGGCACACCGCTGGCCGATGGCTCGCCGGAACAGATCCGCGACAATCCTGAAGTGATCAAAGCCTACCTGGGGGAAGCGTAA
- a CDS encoding high-affinity branched-chain amino acid ABC transporter permease LivM, which translates to MTRHLKSALFSALLVWAVAYPVLGLKLTIVGINLEVHGTSPAILATIAVCSLLMFLRVLFSTQISAMWKSSPGLPVIPTKASNFLTLPSTQRWIVLALIVVALIWPFFGSRGAVDIATLILIYVMLGLGLNIVVGLAGLLDLGYVGFYAVGAYSYALLSHYFGLSFWICLPIAGMMAATFGFLLGFPVLRLRGDYLAIVTLGFGEIIRLFLRNLTDITGGPNGISNIEKPTFFGLTFERKAAEGLQTFHEYFGLEYNSINKVIFLYLVALLLALAALFVINRLLRMPIGRAWEALREDEIACRALGLNPTVIKLSAFTLGAAFAGFAGSFFAARQGLVTPESFTFIESAIILAIVVLGGMGSQLGVILAAIVMILLPEMMREFSEYRMLMFGALMVLMMIWRPQGLLPMQRPHMELRK; encoded by the coding sequence ATGACTAGGCATCTCAAATCGGCGCTCTTCAGCGCCCTGCTGGTCTGGGCCGTGGCCTACCCGGTACTCGGTCTGAAATTGACCATCGTCGGCATCAACCTGGAAGTGCACGGCACCAGCCCGGCCATCCTGGCGACCATCGCCGTGTGTTCGCTGCTGATGTTCCTGCGGGTGCTGTTCAGCACGCAGATCAGCGCCATGTGGAAGTCGTCGCCCGGCCTGCCGGTGATCCCGACCAAGGCCAGCAACTTCCTGACCCTGCCGAGCACCCAGCGCTGGATCGTGCTGGCACTGATCGTCGTGGCACTGATCTGGCCATTCTTCGGCTCCCGCGGCGCGGTGGACATCGCCACGCTGATCCTGATCTACGTGATGCTTGGCCTGGGCCTGAACATCGTGGTCGGCCTGGCCGGCCTGCTGGACCTGGGTTACGTCGGTTTCTACGCCGTCGGGGCCTACAGTTATGCGCTGCTGTCCCATTACTTCGGCCTGAGCTTCTGGATCTGCCTGCCCATCGCCGGGATGATGGCTGCCACCTTCGGTTTCCTGCTGGGCTTCCCAGTGCTGCGCTTGCGCGGTGACTACCTGGCAATCGTGACCCTGGGTTTTGGCGAGATCATTCGCCTGTTCCTGCGCAACCTGACCGATATCACCGGCGGCCCGAACGGCATCAGCAACATCGAGAAGCCGACGTTCTTCGGCCTGACCTTCGAGCGCAAAGCCGCTGAAGGCCTGCAGACCTTCCACGAGTACTTCGGCCTGGAATACAACTCGATCAACAAGGTGATTTTCCTCTACCTGGTTGCCCTGTTGCTGGCCCTGGCAGCGCTGTTTGTCATCAACCGCCTGCTGCGCATGCCCATTGGGCGCGCGTGGGAAGCGTTGCGTGAAGACGAAATTGCCTGCCGTGCCCTGGGCCTCAATCCTACCGTGATCAAGCTGTCGGCCTTCACCCTTGGTGCCGCGTTCGCCGGTTTTGCCGGCAGTTTCTTCGCCGCCCGCCAGGGCCTGGTGACGCCGGAGTCCTTCACTTTCATCGAGTCGGCCATCATCCTCGCCATCGTCGTGTTGGGCGGGATGGGCTCGCAGCTGGGCGTGATCCTGGCGGCGATCGTGATGATCCTGTTGCCGGAAATGATGCGTGAGTTCAGCGAATACCGCATGTTGATGTTCGGCGCCTTGATGGTGCTGATGATGATCTGGCGTCCTCAAGGTCTGCTGCCTATGCAACGCCCCCACATGGAGCTGCGCAAATGA
- the livH gene encoding high-affinity branched-chain amino acid ABC transporter permease LivH gives MPDIYHFFQQLVNGLTVGSTYALIAIGYTMVYGIIGMINFAHGEVYMIGSYVAFIAIAGLSMMGLDSVPLLMTAAFIASIVVTSSYGYSIERIAYRPLRGSNRLIPLISAIGMSIFLQNTVLLSQDSKDKSIPNLIPGNFSIGPGGAHEVLISYMQIVVFVVTLVAMLGLTLFISRSRLGRACRACAEDIKMANLLGINTNNIIALTFVIGAALAAVAAVLLSMQYGVINPNAGFLVGLKAFTAAVLGGIGSIPGAMLGGLVLGVAEAFGADIFGDQYKDVVAFGLLVLVLLFRPTGILGRPEVEKV, from the coding sequence ATGCCTGACATCTATCACTTCTTCCAGCAGCTGGTTAACGGCCTGACCGTTGGCAGCACGTATGCCCTGATCGCCATCGGCTATACGATGGTCTACGGCATCATTGGAATGATCAACTTCGCCCACGGCGAGGTATACATGATCGGCTCCTACGTGGCGTTCATCGCCATCGCCGGGCTGAGCATGATGGGACTCGACAGTGTCCCGTTGTTGATGACCGCGGCCTTCATCGCGAGCATCGTGGTCACCAGTTCGTATGGCTACAGCATCGAACGAATCGCGTACCGGCCCCTGCGCGGCAGCAACCGCCTGATCCCGTTGATTTCCGCCATCGGTATGTCGATCTTCCTGCAGAACACGGTACTGCTTTCGCAAGACTCCAAGGACAAATCCATTCCCAACCTGATTCCGGGCAACTTTTCCATCGGGCCAGGTGGGGCACATGAAGTGCTGATTTCCTACATGCAAATCGTGGTGTTCGTGGTGACCCTGGTCGCCATGCTCGGCCTGACGCTGTTCATCTCCCGTTCCCGCCTGGGCCGCGCCTGCCGCGCCTGCGCCGAGGACATCAAGATGGCCAACCTGCTGGGCATCAACACCAACAACATCATCGCCCTGACCTTCGTCATCGGTGCGGCCCTGGCGGCCGTCGCCGCGGTGCTGTTGAGCATGCAATACGGCGTGATCAACCCCAACGCCGGTTTCCTCGTGGGCCTTAAAGCCTTCACCGCCGCAGTTCTGGGCGGCATCGGCAGCATCCCCGGCGCGATGCTCGGCGGGCTGGTGCTGGGCGTGGCGGAAGCCTTTGGCGCCGACATCTTCGGCGACCAGTACAAGGACGTCGTGGCGTTCGGCTTGTTGGTTCTGGTTCTGTTATTCCGGCCGACCGGCATCCTGGGCCGTCCGGAGGTTGAGAAAGTATGA
- a CDS encoding branched-chain amino acid ABC transporter substrate-binding protein, whose translation MTKATKQISKLFAAMVLAGVASHSFAADTIKIGIAGPKTGPVAQYGDMQFSGAKMAIEQINAKGGVDGKKLEAVEYDDACDPKQAVAVANKVVNDGVKFVVGHLCSSSTQPASDIYEDEGVVMITPAATSPDITARGYKMIFRTIGLDSAQGPAAGNYIADHVKPKIVAVLHDKQQYGEGIASAVKKTLEGKGVKVAVFEGVNAGDKDFSSMIAKLKQANVDFVYYGGYHPELGLILRQSQEKGLKAKFMGPEGVGNDSISQIAKDASEGLLVTLPKSFDQDPANIALADAFKAKKEDPSGPFVFPSYSAVTVIADAIKAAKSEDAGKVAEAIHAGTFKTPTGDLSFDAKGDLKDFKFVVYEWHFGKPKTEASPQ comes from the coding sequence ATGACTAAGGCTACTAAGCAGATTTCCAAACTGTTTGCCGCTATGGTTCTGGCCGGGGTTGCCAGCCATTCGTTCGCCGCCGACACCATCAAGATCGGCATCGCCGGCCCAAAAACCGGCCCTGTAGCCCAATACGGCGACATGCAGTTCAGTGGCGCCAAGATGGCCATCGAACAGATCAACGCCAAGGGCGGCGTCGACGGCAAGAAACTTGAAGCCGTTGAATACGATGACGCCTGTGATCCAAAACAAGCGGTCGCGGTCGCGAACAAAGTCGTCAACGACGGCGTCAAGTTCGTGGTCGGCCACCTGTGCTCCAGCTCCACCCAGCCGGCTTCGGACATCTATGAAGACGAAGGCGTGGTCATGATCACCCCGGCCGCTACCAGCCCGGACATCACCGCTCGCGGCTACAAGATGATCTTCCGCACCATCGGCCTGGACAGCGCCCAAGGCCCTGCGGCCGGCAACTACATCGCCGACCACGTCAAGCCGAAGATCGTTGCGGTCCTGCACGACAAGCAGCAGTACGGTGAAGGCATCGCCAGCGCCGTGAAGAAAACCCTCGAAGGCAAAGGCGTGAAAGTGGCCGTCTTCGAAGGCGTGAACGCCGGCGACAAAGATTTCTCCTCGATGATCGCCAAGCTCAAGCAAGCCAACGTCGACTTCGTCTACTACGGCGGCTACCACCCGGAGCTGGGCCTGATCCTGCGTCAATCCCAGGAAAAAGGCCTGAAGGCCAAGTTCATGGGTCCGGAAGGCGTGGGTAACGACTCGATCTCGCAAATCGCCAAGGATGCTTCCGAAGGCCTGCTGGTGACCCTGCCGAAATCTTTCGACCAGGACCCTGCCAACATTGCCCTGGCTGACGCCTTCAAGGCCAAGAAAGAAGACCCGAGCGGTCCGTTCGTGTTCCCGTCCTACTCCGCAGTGACCGTGATCGCCGACGCCATCAAGGCTGCCAAGAGCGAAGACGCAGGCAAAGTGGCCGAAGCCATCCACGCCGGCACCTTCAAGACCCCTACCGGTGACCTGAGCTTTGATGCGAAGGGCGACCTGAAGGACTTCAAGTTCGTGGTCTACGAGTGGCATTTCGGCAAACCTAAAACCGAAGCTTCGCCTCAGTAA
- a CDS encoding DUF2288 domain-containing protein, with the protein MNQEPSTLYAKLLGETASITWKELEPFFAKGALLWVDPALDLIAAAEAVAQDEGTKVAAWLAAEQVAKLSETRALDFLERDPLLWAVVVSPWIMIQERASN; encoded by the coding sequence ATGAATCAAGAACCTAGCACCCTCTATGCCAAACTGCTTGGTGAAACCGCATCCATCACCTGGAAAGAGCTGGAGCCGTTCTTTGCCAAGGGTGCCCTATTGTGGGTCGACCCAGCACTGGATTTGATCGCCGCAGCCGAGGCCGTGGCCCAGGACGAAGGTACCAAAGTCGCCGCCTGGCTGGCCGCCGAGCAGGTCGCCAAGCTGTCTGAAACGCGGGCGCTGGATTTTCTGGAACGTGATCCGCTGCTTTGGGCGGTGGTGGTTTCGCCATGGATTATGATCCAGGAAAGGGCGTCGAACTGA
- a CDS encoding MFS transporter yields the protein MQNSTQAANAWRILFLLFLANLFNFFDRTIPAIIIEPIRMEWSLSDFQIGIIGTAFTIVYAIAGLPLGRLADTGSRSKLMGWGLATWSALTAVNGLVGSFWAFLLVRMGIGIGEASYAPAANSLIGDLFPAHRRARAMGIFMLGLPIGLLLAFFTIGAMVKAFDSWRAPFFIAAVPGLVLALFMFFIKEPKRGAAETVQVSQEKVDRPIRRVLAIPTFLWLVLAGLCFNFATYACNSFLVPMLQRYFLMPLHEAAVATGIMVGVTGLFGLTLGGWVADKIHQRVPNGRLLFAAFSLAISTVTTAWALHAGRIEIGVFVAVFSVGWLFAYNFYTCVYTAIQDVVEPRLRATAMALYFAGLYLLGGGLGPVVVGGLSDYFARTAMAAAGVDQMTEAFKAIGLHDAMYLIPVGLFLTMVFLFLASRCFVRDARRMKEGMSAAVEPEGVVATA from the coding sequence ATGCAGAACTCGACCCAAGCGGCGAATGCCTGGCGCATTCTGTTCCTGCTGTTTCTGGCCAACCTGTTCAACTTCTTCGACCGCACCATTCCGGCGATCATCATCGAGCCGATCCGTATGGAATGGAGCCTCAGCGACTTCCAGATCGGCATCATCGGCACCGCCTTCACCATCGTCTACGCCATCGCCGGGTTGCCGCTGGGGCGCCTGGCCGATACCGGTTCGCGCAGCAAGTTGATGGGCTGGGGCCTGGCGACCTGGAGCGCGCTGACGGCGGTCAATGGCCTGGTGGGCAGTTTCTGGGCTTTTCTGCTGGTGCGCATGGGCATAGGGATCGGTGAAGCCAGTTATGCGCCGGCGGCCAACTCGCTGATCGGCGATCTGTTCCCGGCCCATCGTCGGGCGCGGGCCATGGGTATCTTCATGCTGGGCCTGCCGATCGGGTTGCTGCTGGCGTTCTTTACCATCGGCGCGATGGTCAAGGCGTTCGACAGTTGGCGCGCGCCGTTCTTTATCGCGGCGGTGCCCGGGTTGGTGCTGGCGTTGTTCATGTTCTTCATCAAGGAACCCAAGCGCGGCGCGGCAGAAACCGTGCAGGTGTCACAGGAGAAGGTCGACCGGCCGATCCGCCGGGTGCTGGCGATTCCCACCTTCCTGTGGCTGGTCCTGGCCGGGCTGTGCTTCAACTTCGCGACCTATGCCTGCAACTCGTTCCTGGTGCCAATGTTGCAGCGTTACTTCTTGATGCCGCTGCATGAGGCGGCCGTGGCGACCGGGATCATGGTGGGTGTAACGGGGTTGTTCGGGCTCACCCTTGGCGGCTGGGTCGCGGACAAAATCCACCAGCGCGTGCCCAACGGCCGCCTGCTGTTCGCAGCGTTCAGCCTGGCGATTTCGACGGTCACCACGGCGTGGGCACTGCATGCCGGGCGCATTGAAATCGGCGTGTTCGTGGCGGTGTTCAGCGTCGGTTGGCTGTTTGCCTATAACTTTTACACCTGCGTCTACACCGCGATCCAGGACGTGGTGGAGCCGCGCCTGCGCGCCACGGCGATGGCGTTGTATTTTGCCGGGCTGTACTTGCTCGGCGGCGGCCTGGGGCCGGTGGTGGTGGGTGGCTTGTCCGATTACTTCGCTCGCACGGCCATGGCTGCGGCAGGCGTCGACCAGATGACCGAAGCGTTCAAGGCCATCGGCCTGCACGATGCGATGTACCTGATCCCGGTGGGGCTGTTCCTGACCATGGTGTTCCTGTTCCTGGCCTCGCGTTGTTTCGTGCGTGATGCCAGGCGGATGAAGGAGGGTATGAGTGCGGCGGTGGAGCCGGAGGGTGTGGTGGCGACAGCCTGA